In a genomic window of Streptomyces sp. NBC_01142:
- a CDS encoding DUF2267 domain-containing protein: MNASVEALLDRVQERGGYAERQEAAGAVQSVLEVLGAHLVGDDRSDLASLLPRQCAPLLIDTAPANEPLTPSGFVEAVAARHDVGVADARRAVTAVLATVAEVADDALLRRIITQLPPGHAGLFGRTDPA, encoded by the coding sequence TTCAGGAGCGCGGAGGATACGCCGAGCGGCAGGAGGCGGCCGGGGCGGTGCAGAGTGTGCTTGAGGTACTGGGGGCACATCTGGTCGGCGATGACCGCAGTGATCTCGCCTCTCTGCTGCCCCGGCAGTGTGCTCCGTTACTCATCGATACCGCGCCGGCCAACGAACCCCTGACGCCCTCGGGTTTCGTCGAAGCGGTGGCTGCACGCCATGACGTCGGTGTTGCGGACGCCCGGCGTGCAGTCACCGCAGTGCTTGCCACGGTTGCGGAGGTGGCCGATGACGCGCTGCTGCGGCGCATCATCACGCAACTGCCGCCGGGGCACGCAGGCTTGTTCGGCCGCACGGATCCCGCGTGA
- the yidD gene encoding membrane protein insertion efficiency factor YidD, giving the protein MYKAVRHYRVAISPLRPACCTYTPTCSTYAVQALHQHGALRGGRLIVARLLRCRPRAARRRGFQDPVPD; this is encoded by the coding sequence ATGTACAAGGCCGTACGTCACTACCGCGTCGCGATCAGCCCTCTCCGGCCGGCCTGCTGCACCTACACCCCGACCTGCTCCACCTATGCCGTGCAAGCCCTGCACCAGCACGGAGCACTTCGTGGTGGGCGACTGATCGTCGCCAGGTTGCTGCGCTGCCGTCCGCGAGCAGCCCGACGGCGCGGGTTCCAGGACCCGGTACCGGACTGA
- a CDS encoding DUF6003 family protein yields MADDAYLFLLPDRHPRLGAALAAVGSLECAETPAVHGWLQAHGVSASSEQVRILPAASQAFIPEDAERLPVPLSEEEALRVQQECAPQSVTDMETELLEFRDTTQDWEALVHRALTAGIPAPRIAQLTGLNPQDIGRLTV; encoded by the coding sequence ATGGCCGATGACGCATACCTGTTCCTGCTCCCTGACCGGCATCCGCGGCTGGGGGCCGCGCTGGCCGCCGTCGGTTCCCTGGAGTGCGCGGAGACACCGGCCGTACACGGTTGGCTTCAGGCCCACGGGGTCTCGGCCTCCTCGGAACAGGTCAGGATCCTGCCGGCCGCGTCGCAGGCATTCATCCCCGAGGACGCCGAACGCCTGCCCGTTCCGCTGAGCGAGGAGGAAGCACTGCGGGTACAGCAGGAGTGTGCGCCCCAGTCCGTCACGGACATGGAGACGGAGCTTCTGGAATTCCGGGACACGACCCAGGACTGGGAAGCTCTTGTGCACCGCGCCTTGACCGCGGGCATTCCCGCGCCACGCATCGCTCAGCTCACCGGCCTGAACCCCCAGGACATCGGCCGCCTGACCGTGTGA
- a CDS encoding FhaA domain-containing protein has product MAVLRRQCDDNALILSRRRVVVPNAFVIELLPEIHRRLAAHALPVEPHLVNQVRRHAAEHGYTFAGPVAVDLCPSAGGTTVRFRIHSRIAPAEKQLYPVGTRNRR; this is encoded by the coding sequence GTGGCAGTACTTCGCCGGCAGTGCGACGACAACGCCTTGATCCTGAGCCGCCGGCGCGTCGTGGTACCCAACGCCTTCGTCATCGAACTGCTCCCCGAGATCCATCGCCGGCTCGCGGCCCATGCTCTGCCGGTGGAGCCGCACCTCGTGAATCAGGTGCGCCGTCACGCCGCCGAACATGGCTACACCTTCGCAGGACCGGTGGCCGTCGACCTGTGCCCCTCTGCAGGCGGCACGACCGTCCGCTTCCGCATCCACAGCCGGATCGCACCCGCCGAAAAGCAGCTCTACCCCGTGGGCACTCGCAACAGGCGATGA
- a CDS encoding DUF6411 family protein yields the protein MIVVGIVAVCVVLAVLAFFVPRLSRHPERGTQRTLGAGSRAGGKAPGILGRIFSKPFHSSSRAVGRSGSAGRRARGRMPF from the coding sequence GTGATTGTTGTCGGTATCGTCGCCGTGTGCGTCGTCCTGGCGGTTCTCGCCTTCTTCGTGCCCCGCCTGTCCCGCCACCCCGAACGCGGCACCCAGCGCACCCTAGGAGCCGGATCGCGCGCAGGGGGCAAGGCCCCCGGCATCCTCGGCCGGATATTCAGCAAGCCCTTCCACAGCAGCTCCCGTGCCGTAGGCCGCAGCGGATCCGCCGGACGGCGTGCCCGCGGCCGCATGCCTTTCTGA
- a CDS encoding DUF5133 domain-containing protein, with the protein MLRAHPAILRNLVEEYKALRSLRTEEESIEARRQLEDVTYTLCVSTGTRTAEAALIVAEQQLAAALAVASAEPASVPGGVQLTA; encoded by the coding sequence GTGCTGAGGGCCCACCCCGCCATACTGCGGAACCTCGTCGAGGAGTACAAGGCGCTTCGTTCACTGCGCACCGAAGAGGAATCGATCGAGGCACGGCGTCAGCTGGAGGACGTCACCTACACGCTCTGTGTCTCAACGGGAACGCGCACCGCGGAGGCCGCCCTCATCGTGGCAGAGCAGCAATTGGCCGCAGCGCTCGCCGTCGCGTCGGCCGAGCCGGCCTCCGTGCCCGGCGGCGTACAGCTCACCGCCTGA
- a CDS encoding phosphatidylserine/phosphatidylglycerophosphate/cardiolipin synthase family protein: MTPHVSGAQAGSPLRGRAARIRRRLERLIGIAATEGNVLIPLRNGDEIFAAMLKCIRSAQHTVDMMTFVYWKGDIAREFAQALAERAREGVRVRLLLDGFGSRLIEKDQLEAMERAGVDVAWFRKPLYLSPFKQNHRCHRKVLVVDECTAFAGGVGIAEEWCGNARNEHEWRDTHVEVRGPAVDGIAAAFAQNWAECHGELFDDRDRFIEHRAQGDAVVQVVRGSASFGWQDMQTLLRVMLESAEERFRLATAYFSPDETFVDLLCATARRGVEVEILLPGPHTDKRVCRLSGQRYYEALTACGIKIFQYQPTMMHAKVITVDRTAALIGSTNFNRRSLDHDEEVMLAILDETFTATLDAHFDEDLAVSERIREGRWRRRSVAQRARESAVLPIRRFL; encoded by the coding sequence CTGACACCTCATGTCTCGGGAGCGCAGGCCGGATCGCCGCTGAGAGGCCGTGCAGCGCGGATACGGCGTCGCCTGGAGCGGCTGATCGGGATCGCCGCGACGGAGGGAAATGTGCTGATCCCCTTGCGCAACGGGGATGAGATCTTCGCGGCGATGCTCAAGTGCATCCGCTCCGCTCAGCACACCGTGGACATGATGACCTTCGTGTACTGGAAAGGCGACATAGCCCGCGAGTTCGCCCAGGCATTGGCCGAGCGGGCCCGCGAGGGCGTGCGGGTGCGGCTGCTGCTGGACGGCTTCGGCAGTCGGCTGATCGAGAAGGACCAACTGGAGGCGATGGAGCGGGCGGGGGTCGACGTGGCCTGGTTCCGCAAGCCCCTCTACCTCTCACCCTTCAAGCAGAACCACCGCTGTCATCGCAAGGTTCTCGTCGTGGACGAGTGCACGGCGTTCGCCGGCGGGGTGGGGATCGCCGAGGAGTGGTGCGGCAACGCGCGCAACGAGCACGAGTGGCGTGACACCCACGTCGAGGTGCGAGGTCCCGCGGTGGACGGCATCGCCGCCGCGTTCGCCCAGAACTGGGCCGAGTGTCACGGCGAACTCTTCGACGACCGCGACCGGTTCATCGAGCATCGAGCCCAGGGTGACGCGGTGGTGCAGGTGGTGCGCGGTTCGGCGAGCTTCGGCTGGCAGGACATGCAGACCCTGCTCAGGGTGATGCTGGAGTCCGCGGAGGAACGCTTCCGTCTGGCCACCGCCTACTTCTCGCCCGACGAAACCTTCGTCGACCTGCTCTGCGCGACCGCGCGGCGCGGAGTCGAGGTGGAGATCCTGCTGCCCGGCCCGCACACCGACAAGCGAGTCTGCCGACTGAGCGGTCAGCGCTACTACGAGGCCCTCACCGCCTGCGGCATCAAGATCTTCCAGTATCAGCCGACGATGATGCACGCCAAGGTCATCACAGTGGACCGGACCGCCGCACTCATCGGCTCGACCAACTTCAACCGGCGTTCCCTCGACCACGACGAAGAGGTCATGCTGGCCATCCTGGACGAGACGTTCACCGCCACTCTGGACGCGCACTTCGATGAAGATCTGGCGGTGAGCGAGCGGATCCGGGAGGGTCGCTGGAGGAGACGCTCAGTGGCACAACGGGCCCGGGAATCGGCAGTCCTTCCCATCCGGCGGTTCCTGTAG
- a CDS encoding restriction endonuclease: MTVPVRRPGAAKRRRAFSLRQLALFFGLVALALCAAGLTLKLTVRAVEAHPAAVVVVAVVVIAAAVGLSSARRRRAAGDVADGLVDLTHRIAERNAVEQERPPTAGVVEAPGETFVAADYAAMDPVSFEQAVAALCERDGCRDVEVVGGAGDLGADIMAIAPDGRRVVIQCKRYGPLNKVGSQDMQRFGGTCFAVHEAHVAAVVTTGEFTQPAVEYAEQCGIRCLDHHQLLAWTDGSGPAPWGETEAELHP, from the coding sequence ATGACCGTACCCGTCCGTCGGCCCGGAGCGGCCAAGCGGAGGAGGGCCTTCAGTCTTCGGCAACTGGCCCTCTTCTTCGGGCTGGTTGCCCTCGCTCTCTGCGCCGCAGGGCTCACCCTGAAGTTGACCGTGCGAGCGGTCGAGGCTCACCCGGCCGCAGTGGTGGTCGTGGCTGTGGTGGTCATCGCCGCCGCTGTGGGGCTGTCAAGCGCACGCCGCCGTCGCGCCGCGGGAGATGTCGCCGACGGGCTCGTCGACCTCACGCACCGGATCGCCGAGCGGAACGCGGTGGAGCAGGAGCGACCACCCACGGCGGGCGTGGTCGAAGCGCCTGGTGAGACGTTCGTGGCCGCGGACTATGCGGCCATGGACCCGGTGAGCTTCGAACAGGCAGTAGCCGCCCTGTGCGAGCGCGACGGCTGCCGGGACGTCGAGGTCGTGGGCGGCGCCGGGGACCTGGGCGCGGACATCATGGCGATCGCGCCGGACGGGCGACGTGTGGTCATCCAGTGCAAGAGGTACGGGCCCCTGAACAAGGTCGGCTCCCAGGACATGCAGCGCTTCGGGGGAACCTGCTTCGCGGTACACGAGGCGCATGTCGCAGCCGTGGTCACCACGGGTGAATTCACCCAGCCCGCCGTCGAGTACGCCGAGCAGTGCGGAATCCGCTGCCTGGACCATCACCAGCTCCTCGCCTGGACCGACGGTTCAGGCCCCGCACCATGGGGGGAAACCGAAGCAGAGCTGCACCCCTGA
- a CDS encoding STAS domain-containing protein has protein sequence MSPTENNLDIEVAIHDTDTAILTIGGELDIDTATLLHHHMANQFLHGRRHVVLDLSALQFMDSSGLNVLIKAGREARNTDGDLHLAAPAPAVRRLFEITGLSVATPIHPNVEEALAAAGRSHVPQQAERTAEGVGE, from the coding sequence ATGTCCCCCACAGAGAACAACCTGGACATCGAGGTCGCAATCCACGATACCGACACCGCGATCTTGACCATCGGCGGCGAACTGGACATCGATACCGCGACGTTGCTTCACCACCACATGGCCAATCAGTTCCTCCACGGACGCCGCCACGTCGTCCTGGACCTTTCCGCTCTGCAGTTCATGGATTCCTCAGGGCTGAACGTTCTGATCAAAGCCGGTCGCGAAGCGCGCAACACAGACGGGGACCTCCACCTCGCCGCGCCCGCTCCTGCCGTCCGCCGGCTCTTTGAGATCACTGGACTGAGCGTTGCCACGCCCATCCATCCCAACGTCGAAGAGGCGCTCGCGGCCGCCGGACGCAGCCACGTTCCACAGCAGGCGGAGAGGACGGCTGAGGGCGTCGGCGAGTAG
- a CDS encoding YihY/virulence factor BrkB family protein: MGSAAHVPQTRDMAGEELSGDEAWAALRRYGGQTLLTDAFLRFRYADGFSHSRALAFQVTLALVPFTIALVGVATTLHTESVGRIVELTLTQIAPGASSRLIEDALAEGRRNADSDAAGAVAMWLGLGFAVVSLTSAMAQIERGANRIYGIERDRPFGSKYGRSLLLSVAAGAPMAAGFLVLVAGDAVAEAAVKAFGGDAGLPGWWHWLQIPVGISMAWVASAAIFRWAPRRTQPGYTWLAFGSAVHLTLWITATWLLALYVEHSGSFGAVYGPLTAFVALLLWANLTGIALFLGLAFAAQLEAARAGITEPVHPDPGPGS, from the coding sequence ATGGGTAGCGCAGCGCATGTTCCGCAGACGCGGGACATGGCCGGCGAAGAGCTCTCCGGGGACGAGGCCTGGGCGGCGCTGAGGCGGTACGGCGGGCAAACGCTTCTCACCGACGCGTTCCTGCGCTTCCGCTACGCCGACGGCTTCAGTCACTCGCGCGCACTGGCGTTCCAGGTGACACTCGCCCTGGTGCCTTTCACGATCGCGCTGGTCGGCGTGGCGACGACCCTCCACACCGAGAGTGTCGGTCGCATCGTCGAACTCACGCTCACACAGATAGCTCCAGGCGCCAGCTCGAGGCTGATCGAAGATGCCCTGGCGGAAGGGCGCCGCAACGCGGATTCGGATGCCGCGGGTGCGGTCGCCATGTGGCTGGGTCTGGGGTTCGCCGTGGTCAGTCTGACGTCGGCCATGGCTCAGATCGAGCGCGGCGCCAACCGTATCTACGGCATCGAACGCGATCGCCCCTTCGGCTCCAAGTACGGCAGGAGCCTGCTCCTCTCGGTAGCGGCAGGGGCACCCATGGCGGCCGGGTTCCTCGTGCTCGTGGCCGGTGACGCGGTCGCCGAGGCCGCGGTGAAAGCGTTCGGCGGCGACGCCGGACTGCCGGGGTGGTGGCACTGGCTGCAGATACCCGTCGGCATCTCCATGGCGTGGGTGGCGTCGGCCGCGATCTTCCGGTGGGCGCCGCGGCGTACCCAACCGGGATACACATGGCTCGCCTTCGGGTCGGCCGTTCATCTCACCCTCTGGATCACCGCGACCTGGCTCTTGGCCCTCTATGTGGAACACAGCGGCTCGTTCGGTGCCGTCTACGGGCCCCTGACAGCCTTTGTCGCGCTGCTCCTGTGGGCGAATCTCACCGGCATCGCGCTCTTCCTCGGCCTCGCGTTCGCCGCCCAGCTCGAGGCGGCCCGGGCAGGCATCACCGAACCGGTGCACCCCGATCCCGGGCCAGGTTCCTGA
- a CDS encoding PP2C family protein-serine/threonine phosphatase — translation MDKFAAVERALRSAAPHTLLDVVTGALRDQYGVDRVELRLVDYGMSSLQAVENVPYTTEPVPVNGSAQGRAFGSQEPYVTRDAGAVDVHLPVTIRGDRMGVLTARMAEDRYTQSLLPEMQQVCEALGHEILVAERDTDLYVLARRAARLTLAAEMQWQLLPGRSCARPEFALGAHLEPAYAIFGDNYDWSASADHLTLTVTNGMGQGIEAALLTNLAVNALRNARRAGLDLAGQASLADQAVYAQYRGRAYVSVLLLRFDLDTGEVEALDAGSPRMWRLREGAVEAISFDAQLPLGMFEDTVYFPERFTVQSGDRLLFGSDGVYDASSPAGERYGQRALARSLSGTRLLPPTQVPGAVLRELAGYHGESPLDDDALVVCLDWAGRQGIGDGGLLHVEEQ, via the coding sequence GTGGACAAATTCGCCGCCGTCGAGCGAGCTCTGCGCAGCGCTGCCCCGCACACCCTGCTGGATGTGGTCACTGGCGCGCTGAGGGACCAGTACGGCGTCGACCGTGTGGAGCTTCGGCTGGTCGACTACGGGATGAGTTCACTGCAGGCCGTGGAGAACGTGCCGTACACAACGGAGCCGGTGCCGGTGAACGGCAGTGCGCAGGGGCGCGCCTTCGGCTCGCAGGAGCCGTACGTGACGAGGGATGCCGGCGCGGTCGATGTGCATCTGCCCGTCACGATCCGCGGGGACCGGATGGGGGTCCTGACGGCGAGGATGGCCGAGGACCGCTATACGCAGTCGCTGCTGCCGGAGATGCAGCAGGTCTGCGAGGCGCTCGGTCACGAGATCCTGGTCGCCGAGCGGGACACGGACCTGTATGTCCTGGCCCGGCGGGCCGCGCGGCTGACGCTGGCGGCGGAAATGCAGTGGCAGCTGCTGCCGGGGCGATCCTGTGCCCGCCCGGAGTTCGCTCTCGGCGCGCACCTCGAACCGGCCTACGCGATCTTCGGCGACAACTACGACTGGTCCGCTTCTGCCGACCATCTGACGCTGACGGTCACCAACGGGATGGGGCAGGGCATCGAGGCGGCTCTGCTGACCAACCTGGCCGTCAATGCGCTGCGCAACGCCCGCCGGGCCGGTCTCGATCTTGCCGGACAGGCGTCCTTGGCTGATCAGGCCGTATACGCGCAGTACCGGGGCCGGGCATACGTGTCCGTTCTGCTGCTGCGTTTCGACCTCGATACCGGTGAGGTCGAGGCGCTGGATGCGGGTTCTCCGCGGATGTGGCGGTTGCGTGAAGGGGCGGTTGAGGCCATCTCCTTCGATGCGCAGCTGCCTCTGGGCATGTTCGAGGACACGGTCTACTTTCCCGAGCGGTTCACGGTGCAGTCCGGTGACCGTCTGCTGTTCGGGAGCGACGGTGTGTACGACGCGTCATCTCCGGCGGGGGAGCGCTACGGACAGCGGGCGCTGGCGCGGTCCCTCTCGGGTACGAGGCTTCTCCCGCCGACGCAGGTACCGGGCGCGGTACTGCGCGAGCTTGCCGGCTATCACGGGGAATCACCCCTCGACGATGACGCACTGGTCGTCTGTCTCGACTGGGCGGGGCGTCAGGGCATCGGCGACGGCGGTTTGCTGCACGTGGAGGAGCAGTGA
- a CDS encoding MarR family winged helix-turn-helix transcriptional regulator, with amino-acid sequence MSTDPPPAPQRSIKAAQAACEVIELLEVLWERGRDATGPSAVSPPQLRVLYSLEREEGINLRTLGRLLGSAPSSASRLCDRLEALGFVERTPSPVSRRELTLRLTSHGRAHLVELRARRERILLTAIKAMRPASRAALLDGLNGFRDAAQATDLARGHSPPVSPAQSA; translated from the coding sequence ATGAGCACGGATCCCCCTCCCGCTCCGCAGCGGTCCATCAAAGCAGCGCAAGCAGCGTGCGAGGTCATCGAGCTGCTCGAAGTGCTGTGGGAACGGGGCCGGGACGCCACAGGCCCCTCAGCCGTATCACCGCCCCAACTGCGCGTGCTGTACAGCCTGGAGCGCGAGGAGGGCATCAACCTCCGCACACTCGGCCGTCTGCTGGGATCCGCTCCGTCATCGGCAAGCCGCCTGTGCGACCGCCTCGAGGCACTGGGCTTCGTGGAGCGCACACCGAGCCCGGTGAGCCGGCGGGAACTGACCCTGCGCCTGACCAGTCATGGGAGGGCGCATCTGGTTGAGCTACGCGCGCGCCGCGAGAGGATACTGCTGACAGCCATCAAGGCCATGCGCCCAGCCTCCCGGGCCGCGCTCCTGGACGGCCTGAACGGATTTCGCGACGCAGCCCAAGCAACGGACCTCGCCCGAGGTCACAGTCCGCCGGTCAGCCCGGCACAGTCCGCCTGA
- a CDS encoding RNA polymerase sigma factor SigF: MTTVPAMTEQSVNRVEAARSAGSGEVSLPRVEDAAEMAPADARMISKVFFDRLQELEEGTPEYQYARNALIEMNISLVKFVARRFRHRSEADEDVVQVGTIGLIKAIDRFDLSREVEFTTFAVPYILGEIKRFFRDTSWAVHVPRRLQELRLELTHATNQLSSTLHRSPTTAELAEYMGLSAEEVTEGLVAMNGYVASSFDVPSTEGDGAGEASIADRFGDVDPALDLVDNLQALKPLLDGLEDRDRLILQLRFGDELKQAEIGARLGISQMQVSRLLTRTLTKLRKEMLA; this comes from the coding sequence ATGACCACGGTGCCGGCGATGACGGAGCAATCGGTGAACCGCGTCGAGGCGGCTCGCAGCGCGGGATCGGGCGAAGTCAGCCTGCCGCGTGTCGAAGATGCCGCGGAAATGGCGCCGGCGGACGCACGAATGATCTCGAAGGTGTTCTTCGACAGGCTTCAGGAGCTCGAGGAAGGCACCCCGGAGTATCAGTACGCGCGCAACGCCCTGATCGAGATGAACATCTCGCTGGTCAAATTTGTCGCGCGCCGGTTCCGGCATCGCTCGGAAGCGGACGAGGACGTAGTCCAGGTGGGCACGATCGGCCTCATCAAGGCGATCGACCGGTTCGACCTCAGTCGCGAGGTCGAGTTCACGACCTTCGCCGTCCCCTACATCCTCGGGGAGATCAAGCGCTTCTTCCGGGACACGAGCTGGGCTGTGCACGTGCCGCGCCGCCTTCAGGAGCTCCGGCTGGAGCTGACCCACGCGACCAATCAGCTCTCCAGCACCCTCCACCGTTCACCCACGACGGCGGAGCTGGCCGAGTACATGGGACTGTCCGCCGAGGAGGTCACCGAAGGCCTCGTGGCCATGAACGGATATGTCGCCAGCTCCTTCGACGTGCCGAGCACCGAAGGGGACGGCGCAGGCGAGGCCTCCATCGCCGACCGCTTCGGTGACGTCGACCCGGCACTGGACCTGGTGGACAACCTGCAGGCACTCAAGCCGCTGCTCGACGGACTGGAAGACCGGGACCGCCTCATTCTCCAACTCCGCTTCGGGGACGAGCTGAAGCAGGCGGAGATCGGCGCCAGGCTGGGCATCTCGCAAATGCAGGTCTCGCGTCTGCTCACCCGTACGCTGACAAAGCTGCGCAAGGAGATGCTGGCATAG
- a CDS encoding MarR family transcriptional regulator has product MDANRASSHRRPKETAQAAREVIELLEVLWERGRDMVSSAPVSASQLRVLYSLDREEGINLRTLGELLGSTPPSVSRLCDRLEALGFVQRLPSPVSRRELELHLTTPGKAYLRDLRARREEALLSVIDAMTPPVRKALLNGLMGFQDALGEAGPAPRLDSAVKGARSA; this is encoded by the coding sequence ATGGACGCGAACCGCGCCTCTTCCCACCGCCGGCCGAAGGAGACCGCTCAGGCGGCCCGCGAGGTCATCGAGCTCCTGGAGGTGCTGTGGGAACGCGGCAGGGACATGGTGTCCTCGGCACCCGTGTCCGCTTCTCAGCTTCGCGTGCTGTACAGCCTCGATCGCGAAGAGGGCATCAACCTCCGCACCCTTGGTGAGTTGCTGGGCTCCACTCCGCCGTCGGTCAGTCGCCTGTGCGACCGCCTCGAAGCGCTCGGGTTCGTCCAGCGGCTTCCCAGCCCTGTCAGCCGACGGGAGCTGGAACTGCATCTGACCACCCCCGGCAAGGCGTACCTACGGGACTTGCGGGCGCGGCGCGAGGAGGCGTTGCTGTCAGTGATCGACGCAATGACGCCGCCGGTGCGCAAGGCACTGCTGAATGGACTCATGGGCTTCCAGGACGCACTGGGCGAAGCAGGACCTGCCCCCCGACTGGACTCTGCAGTCAAGGGCGCCCGATCCGCCTGA
- a CDS encoding YihY/virulence factor BrkB family protein, with protein MHGEQTTPFGLSQSPAAVPRGLPPWGDVLSALRRTPGAVWTDDLTDWAAALTYYAVLALFPTLLVTVSLIGIADASQTGTLIERLAAIVPATSRPVVESTLQDMAGRHSAAWFLAVAATGGAVWSASSYLAVFRRALHAMHDVRDRGSVWRTAPRIVLTSCVLLGVLVSSALVLVLSGRLAESLGQALGVGGAAAAAWDVMKWPILLCLVATMVLVLFRSGPAQTRGVRRRALGGVLAVLLWLISSAGFALYTSHVGTYDRLYGSLAGVIVFLLWLWVSNLALLVGAQFNAELAKVTSR; from the coding sequence ATGCACGGTGAACAGACAACGCCCTTCGGCCTGTCGCAGAGCCCAGCTGCCGTTCCACGCGGCCTGCCGCCCTGGGGCGATGTGCTCAGCGCGTTGCGCCGTACGCCCGGGGCCGTATGGACCGATGACCTCACCGACTGGGCTGCCGCTCTGACGTACTACGCCGTGCTGGCCCTCTTTCCGACCTTGCTCGTCACGGTGTCCTTGATCGGGATCGCGGATGCCTCACAGACCGGGACACTCATCGAGCGGCTGGCCGCCATCGTGCCGGCCACGTCGCGCCCGGTTGTGGAGAGCACGCTGCAGGACATGGCAGGCCGCCACTCGGCCGCATGGTTCCTCGCCGTCGCCGCAACGGGTGGCGCTGTGTGGTCCGCGTCCAGCTATCTCGCTGTGTTCCGCCGGGCTCTGCACGCGATGCACGACGTACGAGACCGTGGTTCCGTATGGCGTACGGCGCCACGGATCGTACTCACCTCGTGCGTACTGCTGGGGGTCCTGGTCTCCAGCGCGCTGGTGCTCGTGCTCAGTGGCCGGCTGGCCGAGTCCCTCGGTCAGGCACTGGGGGTAGGCGGCGCGGCAGCCGCCGCATGGGACGTCATGAAGTGGCCGATCCTGCTCTGCCTGGTGGCCACGATGGTTCTCGTGCTGTTCCGCTCGGGCCCGGCCCAGACGCGCGGGGTACGACGCAGGGCGCTCGGCGGCGTCCTCGCCGTTCTCCTCTGGCTCATCTCCTCCGCGGGATTCGCCCTGTACACGTCCCACGTCGGCACATACGACCGCCTGTACGGGTCTCTTGCAGGGGTCATCGTCTTCCTGCTCTGGCTCTGGGTGTCCAATCTCGCACTGCTGGTCGGCGCGCAATTCAACGCGGAACTCGCCAAGGTCACTTCGCGCTGA